In the Telopea speciosissima isolate NSW1024214 ecotype Mountain lineage chromosome 2, Tspe_v1, whole genome shotgun sequence genome, one interval contains:
- the LOC122652230 gene encoding CASP-like protein 4C1, translating to MRFPPPPSSLRNGETPPRMPSAPHFHSTMSIQKLRRFNTLILVFRFASFCFSFAAAIFMITNSHGSHGSPSWRDFEAFRFVLAANAIVALYSLAEMGASIWEILRGTTFFPETVQVWFDFGHDQVFAYLLLSADAAGTALVRTFRGGDTCTTVNTFCVQSYISIGLGFVGFLFLGFSSLLSGFRVVSFIINGSRFHL from the exons atgcgtTTTCCTCCTCCGCCGTCGTCTCTTAGGAACGGAGAAACCCCGCCTCGAATGCCGTCGGCACCTCATTTTCACTCCACCATGTCCATTCAGAAGCTTAGACGTTTCAACACACTAATACTTGTCTTCCGCTTTGCTTCTTTCTGCTTCTCCTTTGCTGCTGCCATCTTCATGATCACCAACTCCCACGGCTCCCATGGTTCCCCCAGCTGGCGCGACTTCGAAGCTTTCAg GTTTGTGCTTGCTGCAAACGCAATTGTGGCTTTGTATTCGCTTGCAGAAATGGGAGCTTCGATTTGGGAGATTCTCAGAGGCACCACTTTTTTCCCGGAGACCGTACAAGTCTGGTTTGATTTTGGCCATGATCAG GTTTTCGCGTACCTGTTACTGTCGGCGGATGCAGCGGGAACGGCGTTGGTCCGGACGTTCAGAGGAGGAGACACGTGTACGACCGTCAACACGTTTTGTGTCCAATCGTATATTTCAATTGGGCTGGGCTTTGTGGGCTTTCTCTTCTTAGGGTTTTCTTCGTTGCTCTCGGGTTTTCGGGTCGTTTCATTTATCATCAACGGCTCCCGCTTCCATCTCtag